Proteins encoded in a region of the Pigmentiphaga litoralis genome:
- a CDS encoding primosomal protein N' has protein sequence MTQTSALSISAEPEAQSPPGWVRVALDVPVPGLFDYRVDRPVRVGQRVVVPFGRRDLIGVVVDLPAAPALDESKLRDVIRVLDDLTPLPEDWLRLSRFAAEYYQRPLGEVMLPALPGPLRKPSSYDGLRSGDGPIARLDERAGRADAAVAKAAAKEARAAEKAAKAAEKATKAAQKALRSAEKASKAAIKAGQLEGKDAESDATEAAAVPAWVPVDNVVDAPVDIGADGVTGPSVDSPAGLDAPADGAEPAGPDAPADSAEPAGPDAPADRAKPADPDAPVDRANPTDPIDPTGSPIAITRPILGRAQQEAVDALATLEGFKPVLLHGVTGSGKTEVYLHAAERVLAAGRQVLLLVPEINLTPQLEGVLRRRLEATAGKDGVAVLHSGLADGERLSAWLRIVRGQARVLVGTRLALFTPIPNLGLIVVDEEHDPSYKQQEGLRYSARDLAIWRARDLGIPVVLGSATPSLETWQHAESGRYLKLSLPDRAQAAAPPKIRLIDTRQIKLKEGLSPQVLTAVSERLARGEQSLIFLNRRGYAPVLHCDACGWVSGCKRCSAYMVLHRSAPQRGGHARHELRCHHCGWQERVPPACPDCGNQDLQPMGRGTQRLEEHLAELFPTARIARIDADSTRRKGSAHALFSQMHAGEIDILVGTQMVAKGHDFQNLGFVGVLNSDAMLFSHDFRAPERLFSQLMQVAGRAGRSGVASEVFVQTGYPEQPLYQSLVKHDYDGFARYALDERKAAGLPPFAFQALLTAEAPELAQAVGFLAQARAESEDGMLEGADEATRAALARITLYDPVPLRVVRVANVERAQLLVESDHRPALQHFLHEWGARLPALASAARVRWHLEVDPLEI, from the coding sequence ATGACCCAAACCAGTGCGTTATCGATTTCTGCTGAGCCCGAGGCTCAATCTCCACCCGGATGGGTGCGGGTGGCGCTCGACGTGCCGGTGCCGGGGCTGTTCGACTACCGGGTCGATCGGCCGGTCAGGGTCGGCCAGCGGGTGGTGGTGCCCTTTGGCCGGCGGGATCTGATCGGCGTGGTGGTGGACCTGCCTGCCGCGCCCGCGCTGGACGAATCGAAACTGCGCGACGTGATCCGTGTGCTGGATGATCTGACGCCCTTGCCGGAAGACTGGCTGCGGCTGTCGCGCTTTGCGGCCGAGTATTACCAGCGGCCGCTGGGCGAAGTGATGTTGCCGGCGTTGCCCGGGCCGCTGCGCAAGCCGTCGTCGTACGACGGCCTGCGGTCAGGGGACGGGCCGATCGCCCGCCTGGACGAGCGGGCCGGCCGCGCCGACGCGGCGGTGGCCAAGGCGGCTGCGAAGGAAGCGCGGGCGGCCGAGAAGGCCGCAAAGGCTGCGGAAAAAGCGACCAAGGCGGCCCAAAAGGCGTTAAGGTCTGCAGAAAAAGCATCGAAAGCAGCGATCAAAGCGGGCCAGCTGGAAGGTAAAGACGCAGAATCAGATGCTACCGAAGCCGCCGCGGTTCCGGCTTGGGTACCTGTGGATAACGTTGTGGACGCACCTGTGGACATCGGGGCGGACGGTGTGACCGGGCCTTCAGTCGACTCCCCGGCCGGCCTTGATGCGCCCGCCGACGGTGCCGAACCCGCCGGCCCGGATGCGCCCGCGGACAGTGCCGAACCCGCCGGCCCGGATGCGCCCGCCGACCGTGCCAAACCCGCCGACCCCGATGCGCCCGTCGACCGTGCCAACCCAACTGACCCCATCGATCCCACCGGCAGCCCCATCGCCATCACCCGCCCGATTCTGGGCAGGGCGCAGCAGGAAGCCGTGGACGCGCTGGCGACCCTGGAAGGCTTCAAGCCCGTCCTGTTGCATGGCGTGACGGGCAGCGGCAAGACCGAGGTCTACCTGCACGCGGCCGAGCGGGTCCTGGCCGCCGGCCGGCAGGTGCTGCTGCTGGTGCCCGAAATCAACCTGACTCCGCAGCTGGAAGGCGTGCTGCGCCGCCGGCTGGAGGCCACCGCGGGCAAGGACGGCGTGGCCGTGCTGCACAGCGGCCTGGCCGATGGCGAGCGGCTGTCGGCCTGGTTGCGGATCGTGCGCGGGCAGGCGCGGGTACTGGTCGGAACGCGGCTGGCGCTGTTCACGCCGATCCCGAACCTGGGGCTGATCGTGGTCGACGAAGAACACGATCCGTCCTACAAGCAGCAGGAAGGACTGCGGTATTCGGCGCGGGACCTGGCGATCTGGCGGGCGCGTGACCTGGGCATCCCGGTGGTGCTGGGGTCGGCCACGCCGTCGCTGGAAACCTGGCAGCACGCCGAAAGCGGCCGCTATCTGAAGCTGTCCTTGCCCGACCGCGCGCAGGCCGCCGCGCCGCCCAAGATCCGCCTGATCGACACGCGGCAGATCAAGCTGAAAGAAGGGCTGTCGCCGCAGGTGCTGACGGCCGTGAGCGAACGCCTGGCGCGGGGCGAGCAATCCCTGATCTTCCTGAACCGCCGAGGCTACGCGCCGGTGTTGCATTGCGACGCCTGTGGCTGGGTGAGCGGGTGCAAGCGGTGTTCCGCCTACATGGTGCTGCATCGATCGGCGCCGCAGCGGGGCGGCCACGCGCGGCACGAATTGCGCTGTCACCATTGCGGCTGGCAGGAACGCGTGCCGCCGGCCTGCCCGGATTGCGGCAATCAGGACCTGCAGCCCATGGGCCGGGGCACGCAGCGGCTGGAAGAACACCTGGCCGAACTGTTCCCCACCGCGCGAATCGCCCGGATCGATGCCGACAGCACGCGGCGCAAGGGCAGTGCGCATGCGCTGTTTTCGCAGATGCATGCCGGCGAGATCGATATCCTGGTCGGCACGCAGATGGTGGCCAAGGGGCACGATTTCCAGAACCTGGGGTTTGTCGGCGTGCTCAATTCGGATGCGATGTTGTTCTCGCACGATTTCCGGGCCCCGGAGCGGCTGTTTTCGCAGCTGATGCAGGTAGCCGGACGCGCGGGGCGCAGCGGGGTCGCCAGCGAAGTATTCGTGCAGACCGGGTATCCGGAACAGCCGCTGTACCAGTCGCTGGTCAAACACGACTACGACGGCTTTGCGCGCTACGCATTGGACGAGCGCAAGGCGGCCGGACTGCCGCCGTTCGCGTTCCAGGCCTTGCTGACGGCCGAGGCGCCCGAGCTGGCGCAGGCCGTCGGCTTTCTGGCGCAGGCCCGCGCCGAATCCGAAGATGGCATGCTGGAAGGCGCCGACGAAGCGACCCGCGCGGCCCTGGCCCGGATTACGCTTTATGATCCAGTGCCCCTGCGCGTGGTGCGGGTGGCCAATGTCGAGCGGGCGCAGTTGCTGGTCGAGAGCGATCACCGCCCGGCGCTGCAGCACTTCCTGCACGAGTGGGGCGCCCGCCTGCCGGCCCTGGCATCGGCGGCCCGGGTGCGGTGGCACCTGGAAGTCGACCCGCTGGAAATCTGA
- a CDS encoding branched-chain amino acid ABC transporter permease: protein MIALTRRTVTGLEIVFWLALAASYVLFPGKLVLITQILIAGLFAVGLDIALGYAGILTVGHAAFFGIGAYGAGLLARHGWGEPFSGLLLAAVVCLAIGYLLSYLIVRGADLTRLMITIGVCVLFGELANRLSDITGGADGLQGIEMWPVFGQFRFDMAGKTGFVYAFCIVLLVFLGVRLMLRSPFGMVLRGIHDNRRRMLAIGSPVDARLRLAYAFSAAIAGIAGALLAQTTQFVGLEMLSFNRSAEVLIILVLGGTGRLYGGLIGALLYMTVHDLFSDFDPKFWMFWLGIFLIAVVMLGRGGVLGGLSRVVAIKDER, encoded by the coding sequence ATGATCGCCCTTACCCGCCGCACCGTCACCGGCCTGGAAATCGTCTTCTGGCTTGCCCTGGCCGCCAGTTATGTCCTGTTTCCCGGCAAGCTCGTCCTGATTACACAGATCCTGATCGCCGGCCTGTTCGCGGTCGGGCTGGACATCGCACTCGGGTATGCCGGCATCCTGACCGTCGGACACGCAGCTTTCTTCGGCATCGGGGCCTATGGCGCCGGCCTGCTCGCCAGACATGGCTGGGGCGAACCGTTCTCGGGTCTGCTGCTGGCCGCCGTCGTCTGCCTGGCCATCGGCTATCTGCTCAGCTACCTGATCGTGCGCGGCGCCGACCTGACCCGGCTCATGATCACCATTGGCGTGTGCGTGCTGTTCGGTGAACTGGCCAATCGGCTCAGCGACATCACAGGCGGCGCGGATGGCCTACAAGGCATCGAGATGTGGCCCGTGTTCGGCCAGTTCCGCTTCGACATGGCTGGCAAGACCGGCTTTGTCTATGCCTTCTGCATCGTGCTGCTGGTCTTCCTGGGCGTGCGCCTGATGCTGCGGTCGCCGTTCGGCATGGTGCTTCGAGGCATCCACGACAACCGCCGCCGCATGCTCGCCATCGGTTCACCGGTCGATGCCCGGCTGCGCCTGGCCTATGCGTTTTCGGCTGCCATCGCAGGCATTGCCGGCGCCCTGCTTGCGCAAACCACTCAGTTCGTCGGCCTGGAAATGCTGAGCTTCAACCGGTCGGCCGAAGTCCTGATCATCCTCGTGCTGGGCGGCACCGGCCGCCTGTATGGCGGGCTGATCGGCGCCTTGCTCTACATGACCGTGCACGATCTGTTTTCGGACTTCGATCCCAAGTTCTGGATGTTCTGGCTGGGTATCTTCCTGATTGCCGTGGTCATGCTGGGCCGCGGCGGCGTGCTCGGCGGGCTGTCGCGCGTGGTCGCCATCAAGGATGAACGATGA
- the hemE gene encoding uroporphyrinogen decarboxylase translates to MSAPTLQNDVFLRALARQPTEYTPVWLMRQAGRYLPEYNATRARAGSFLGLAKNPDYATEVTLQPLARFPLDAAILFSDILTIPDAMGLGLSFETGEGPRFARPLRTEADVAALTAPDMNELRYVFDAVTQIRRELAGKVPLIGFSGSPWTLACYMVEGAGSSDYRTVKTMMYQRPDLMHRILEINAEAVAVYLNAQIQAGAQVVMIFDSWGGVLADGLFQEFSLAYTRKALAKLIRENDGRSVPSVVFTKGGGLWIDDIADLGCDAIGLDWTVNLGKARERVGDRVALQGNLDPMTLFGGEDRIRSEVVRTLDSFGNHPGHVFNLGHGISQFTPPEAVVTLVDAVHQHSRGLRG, encoded by the coding sequence GTGTCCGCCCCTACACTCCAGAACGATGTTTTCCTGCGGGCCCTCGCGCGCCAACCGACCGAGTACACGCCCGTCTGGCTCATGCGCCAGGCCGGCCGCTACCTGCCCGAATACAACGCCACGCGCGCGCGGGCCGGCTCGTTCCTGGGCCTGGCCAAGAATCCCGACTACGCCACCGAAGTCACGCTGCAGCCGCTGGCGCGTTTCCCGCTGGACGCGGCGATTCTGTTTTCCGACATCCTGACCATTCCCGACGCCATGGGACTGGGCCTGAGCTTCGAAACCGGCGAAGGCCCGCGATTCGCGCGTCCGCTGCGCACCGAAGCCGACGTGGCGGCGCTGACCGCGCCCGACATGAACGAACTGCGTTATGTCTTTGACGCGGTCACTCAGATCCGCCGCGAACTGGCGGGCAAGGTGCCCCTGATCGGCTTTTCGGGCAGTCCGTGGACGCTGGCCTGCTACATGGTGGAAGGTGCGGGGTCCAGCGACTACCGTACCGTCAAGACCATGATGTACCAGCGCCCCGACCTCATGCATCGGATCCTGGAGATCAATGCCGAGGCGGTGGCGGTGTACCTGAATGCCCAGATCCAGGCGGGCGCCCAGGTCGTCATGATCTTTGACAGCTGGGGCGGCGTGCTGGCCGACGGGTTGTTCCAGGAATTTTCGCTGGCGTACACCCGCAAGGCGCTGGCAAAGCTGATCCGCGAAAACGATGGCCGGTCGGTGCCGTCGGTGGTGTTCACCAAGGGCGGCGGTCTGTGGATCGACGACATTGCCGACCTGGGCTGTGATGCGATCGGGCTGGACTGGACGGTCAACCTGGGCAAGGCCCGCGAGCGGGTCGGCGATCGGGTGGCCTTGCAGGGCAACCTGGATCCCATGACGCTGTTCGGCGGGGAAGACCGTATCCGGTCCGAAGTCGTCCGTACGCTGGACAGCTTTGGCAACCATCCGGGACACGTGTTCAACCTGGGTCACGGGATCTCGCAGTTCACGCCGCCCGAAGCGGTGGTGACGCTGGTGGACGCGGTTCACCAGCACAGCCGGGGGCTTCGCGGCTGA
- a CDS encoding ABC transporter ATP-binding protein — protein MSDFLHVDGLTAGYGQAVVLNDLTLSVNRGETLAILGRNGVGKTTLLETLMGNTAVKRGAIRWLGQDITRCNPADRARRGIGWVPQEREVFPSLTVQENLQVVALPGAWNVPRVFELFPRLLERRGNYGGQLSGGEQQMLAIGRALMTNPQLLLLDEPMEGLAPIIVEELAGAIRAMCQREGLTAIVVEQHPVLALSMSHQAIVLERGSIRYRGSSGDLSANPALLGELLGVASHRTTSPQPPAAH, from the coding sequence ATGTCTGACTTCCTGCACGTCGACGGCCTGACCGCCGGCTATGGCCAGGCGGTGGTGCTCAACGACCTGACGCTGTCGGTCAACCGGGGCGAAACGCTCGCGATTCTGGGCCGCAACGGCGTGGGCAAGACCACCCTGCTTGAAACGCTGATGGGCAACACCGCCGTCAAACGCGGCGCCATCCGCTGGCTTGGCCAGGACATCACCCGCTGCAATCCCGCCGATCGCGCACGCCGCGGCATCGGCTGGGTCCCGCAGGAACGTGAAGTGTTCCCGTCGCTGACCGTGCAGGAAAACCTGCAGGTCGTGGCCCTGCCCGGCGCATGGAATGTGCCGCGGGTGTTCGAGCTGTTTCCGCGCCTGCTTGAACGCCGCGGCAATTACGGCGGGCAGCTGTCGGGCGGTGAACAGCAGATGCTGGCGATCGGCCGCGCGCTCATGACCAATCCGCAATTGCTGTTGCTGGACGAACCGATGGAAGGCCTGGCGCCCATCATTGTCGAAGAGCTGGCTGGCGCCATACGCGCCATGTGCCAGCGCGAGGGCCTGACCGCCATCGTGGTCGAACAGCATCCGGTGCTGGCCCTGTCGATGTCGCATCAGGCCATCGTCCTGGAACGCGGCAGCATCCGGTATCGCGGCAGCAGCGGCGACCTGTCGGCCAACCCGGCATTGCTGGGCGAACTGCTGGGCGTGGCGTCCCATCGCACTACCTCCCCTCAACCACCTGCAGCACACTGA
- a CDS encoding ABC transporter ATP-binding protein, which translates to MSTPTLRTDRLTKKFGAFTAVNGVTLTVPPGSRHALIGPNGAGKTTLINLLTGVIASTSGSIHLNDDDITRMPADRRVHRGVVRTFQINTLFPRLTPHDATALAIAEREGVGRVFWRSFAGSTAIHDEADALLTQFGLGAHARTVTSQLAYGRQRLLEIVLALAARPSILLLDEPAAGIPEDESGEVFEAIAALPASMTVLFIEHDMDLVFRFARRISVLVAGAVIADGTPDEIASNADVRRAYLGSTAVGSTPVGNPAVGSTATGAAHV; encoded by the coding sequence ATGAGCACCCCCACGCTGCGCACCGATCGTCTCACCAAGAAGTTCGGCGCCTTTACCGCCGTCAACGGCGTGACGCTGACCGTGCCCCCCGGCAGCCGCCATGCCCTGATCGGCCCCAACGGGGCGGGCAAGACCACGCTGATCAACCTGTTGACCGGGGTGATCGCATCGACCAGCGGCAGCATTCATCTGAATGACGACGACATCACCCGCATGCCGGCCGACCGCCGCGTGCACCGGGGCGTGGTCCGCACCTTCCAGATCAACACCCTGTTTCCGAGACTGACGCCCCATGACGCCACGGCACTGGCCATTGCCGAGCGTGAAGGCGTGGGCCGGGTGTTCTGGCGCAGCTTTGCCGGCAGCACCGCGATCCATGACGAAGCCGATGCCTTGCTGACGCAGTTCGGGCTGGGCGCGCATGCCCGCACCGTCACGTCGCAACTGGCCTACGGACGGCAACGGCTGCTGGAGATCGTGCTGGCCCTGGCGGCCAGGCCCAGCATCCTGTTGCTGGACGAGCCGGCCGCAGGCATTCCCGAAGATGAAAGCGGTGAGGTGTTCGAGGCCATCGCCGCCTTGCCGGCATCCATGACGGTGCTGTTCATCGAACACGACATGGACCTGGTGTTCCGCTTTGCGAGGCGGATCTCGGTGCTGGTCGCGGGCGCCGTGATCGCCGATGGCACGCCTGACGAGATCGCGAGCAATGCGGACGTGCGGCGCGCTTACCTGGGCAGTACGGCGGTGGGCAGTACGCCCGTGGGCAACCCGGCAGTAGGCAGCACGGCCACCGGAGCCGCCCATGTCTGA
- a CDS encoding LysR family transcriptional regulator: MDKLTPIRAFLAVADAGSFTGAARKMGVSRSAVTGHVQELEQHLGVRLLNRTTRRVSLTREGERYAERAGLLLQGLATLDAEIQTRSGRTEGHLHVEMSESVANARVLPRLPEFVRAYPDVSLRISLNEGAVDPSVSGADIGLRVGLLRDSPLRFKLLGRGNYIMAASPSYLAMVDAPRHPNELRRHRLIDFWDAESGRPFDWQLVKGKQTVTFAAKGDLTVDNARAGLTCALAGLGVYEDLDFLLAQPLAEKRLVQVLPDWRRPGPPIAALFTAQRPTPPHVKAFVDFLASVFGSSRS, encoded by the coding sequence ATGGATAAACTGACTCCGATCCGTGCGTTTCTTGCGGTCGCCGACGCCGGCAGCTTTACCGGCGCCGCCCGCAAGATGGGCGTCTCGCGCTCGGCCGTCACCGGCCACGTGCAGGAACTTGAACAGCATCTGGGCGTGCGTCTGCTGAACCGGACCACACGCCGGGTTTCGCTCACCCGCGAGGGCGAACGGTATGCCGAACGCGCCGGCCTGCTGCTGCAAGGGCTTGCCACGCTGGACGCCGAAATCCAGACCCGCAGCGGCCGCACCGAAGGCCACCTGCATGTCGAAATGTCGGAATCCGTCGCCAACGCCCGCGTGCTGCCGCGCCTGCCTGAATTCGTGCGCGCCTACCCCGACGTGTCGCTGCGCATCTCGCTCAATGAAGGCGCCGTGGACCCCAGTGTGTCGGGCGCCGACATCGGGCTGCGGGTGGGCCTGCTGCGGGATTCGCCCCTGCGCTTCAAGCTGCTGGGCCGGGGCAACTACATCATGGCCGCCAGCCCGTCCTACCTGGCGATGGTTGACGCGCCGCGTCATCCGAACGAGCTGCGCCGCCACCGGCTGATCGACTTCTGGGACGCCGAATCAGGCCGGCCCTTTGACTGGCAACTGGTCAAAGGCAAGCAGACCGTGACGTTCGCGGCCAAGGGCGACCTGACCGTCGACAATGCCCGCGCGGGCCTGACCTGCGCGCTGGCCGGCCTGGGCGTGTACGAAGACCTGGACTTTCTGCTGGCCCAGCCGCTGGCCGAAAAGCGCCTGGTGCAAGTGCTGCCCGACTGGCGCCGCCCCGGCCCGCCGATTGCCGCACTGTTTACCGCGCAGCGGCCCACGCCCCCGCATGTCAAAGCCTTCGTCGACTTTCTGGCATCGGTGTTCGGTTCGTCGCGCAGCTAG
- a CDS encoding SMR family transporter: MRHWFFLFIAIAAEVTGTSLMKWGSTSGHPGGLLGMFVLLALSYYALSLAVERVPMGVAYAIWEGVGIVSIALISLLLFNESLSPGKAVGIAAVLGGIVLLKRGIAGDRAAAQADDTAKGAAAIALPGWSPSHA, encoded by the coding sequence ATGCGTCATTGGTTTTTTCTTTTCATCGCCATCGCGGCGGAAGTCACCGGCACCAGCCTCATGAAATGGGGCAGCACCAGTGGCCACCCCGGCGGCCTGCTCGGCATGTTCGTATTGCTGGCCCTGTCCTATTACGCGCTGTCGCTTGCCGTTGAACGCGTTCCCATGGGGGTGGCGTATGCCATCTGGGAAGGCGTCGGCATCGTGTCGATCGCGCTCATCAGCCTGCTGCTGTTCAACGAAAGCCTGAGCCCCGGCAAAGCGGTGGGTATTGCCGCGGTGCTGGGCGGCATCGTGCTGCTCAAGCGCGGCATTGCCGGGGATCGTGCCGCTGCGCAGGCCGACGACACGGCCAAAGGGGCCGCGGCCATCGCGCTGCCGGGCTGGAGCCCCAGCCATGCTTGA
- a CDS encoding GntR family transcriptional regulator, which produces MAMQTIARHPSRGKPGRRAACTIRTERAKGSGEATRFAAVNSAVIQHRARRFPLHYGWMFLSMVASPWTPPSASRISTISPMTAALRLAARLLTDLHARQAEPGLPLRAQQLADQWGVSRSPVNAALAVLHARGLILHAPGKGYTAGPLFSQDAARAWRSGFEGGCDGDGDADGNGDNDAAPDRPSRHAADHDRPGGRLAGIASAPDAHLCALLDRLDPSGASTPPSLTDLCHAIADDRRAGLLPDTVSEAQLQSRYQLTRGGLAILLGQLAHDGWVDRHAGQGWTFSPLLTSPDALLQASRSRMVLEIAALKEPGYGLAPDALARCREAERRIEGTSAADLHARGVRFHQTLAAGSHNRFLIDALNRIHRLRTALPHAAIQDPARVREQAADHLAIVDALARGRTRHAVTLLRRHLRTAHDDLEQALALNRLRHQHDAVGQQ; this is translated from the coding sequence ATGGCGATGCAGACCATCGCACGCCACCCCTCGCGCGGCAAGCCCGGCCGGCGGGCGGCCTGCACGATCCGTACAGAGCGTGCAAAGGGCAGCGGCGAGGCCACCCGCTTTGCCGCGGTGAACAGCGCGGTCATCCAGCATCGCGCCCGCAGATTTCCTCTTCATTACGGATGGATGTTTTTGTCCATGGTGGCAAGCCCCTGGACGCCGCCATCCGCCAGCAGAATCTCCACAATATCCCCCATGACCGCCGCCCTGCGCCTTGCCGCCCGACTCCTGACCGACCTGCACGCACGCCAGGCCGAACCTGGCCTGCCCTTGCGCGCCCAGCAACTGGCCGACCAATGGGGCGTCTCGCGTTCGCCCGTCAACGCGGCGCTGGCAGTGCTGCACGCGCGGGGCCTGATCCTGCACGCGCCCGGCAAGGGCTATACGGCGGGACCGCTGTTCTCGCAAGACGCCGCACGGGCGTGGCGTTCCGGCTTCGAGGGTGGCTGTGACGGGGACGGTGACGCGGACGGTAACGGTGACAATGACGCTGCCCCCGACCGGCCCAGCCGACACGCCGCCGACCACGACCGTCCCGGCGGACGACTTGCCGGCATCGCATCCGCCCCCGACGCTCACCTTTGCGCCCTGCTCGATCGGCTGGACCCCTCGGGCGCCAGCACGCCGCCGTCCTTGACCGATCTGTGCCACGCGATCGCCGACGACCGGCGGGCCGGCCTGTTGCCCGACACCGTCAGCGAAGCCCAGCTCCAGTCCCGCTATCAGCTGACCCGTGGCGGCCTGGCCATCCTGCTCGGCCAGCTGGCGCACGACGGCTGGGTCGATCGCCACGCCGGGCAAGGCTGGACCTTTTCACCGCTGCTGACCTCGCCAGACGCGCTGCTGCAGGCCAGCCGCAGCCGGATGGTGCTCGAGATCGCGGCGTTGAAGGAACCCGGCTATGGCCTGGCACCCGACGCACTGGCCCGATGCCGCGAGGCAGAACGGCGCATCGAGGGGACGTCGGCCGCCGACCTGCACGCCCGTGGCGTCCGTTTCCATCAGACCCTTGCCGCCGGGTCCCACAACCGCTTCCTGATCGATGCCTTGAACCGCATCCATCGTTTGCGCACCGCCCTGCCCCACGCCGCCATCCAGGACCCGGCACGCGTCCGTGAACAGGCCGCCGACCACCTGGCCATCGTCGACGCCCTTGCCCGCGGCCGGACCCGGCATGCCGTCACCCTTCTGCGGCGCCATCTGCGCACCGCGCACGACGATCTCGAACAGGCCCTGGCGCTGAACCGCCTCCGGCACCAACATGACGCGGTCGGACAGCAATGA
- a CDS encoding branched-chain amino acid ABC transporter permease, which translates to MGIVIFDGLAYGMLLFLIGVGLSITLGLMNFVNLAHGAFAMVGGYAASLAMTHWQVPFLASLALAFVAAALAGAILEWVFFRRLYRAHPLDHVLLSIGIVFVAVAGATYLFGPGMQPFRPPVWMQGQVTLLGLEVGAYRLFLIGVGIAILLLLMLLLEKTRYGAMVRAAVDNQRVAKALGVRVERLFFLTFAFGCGLAGLGGALGLGILGLEPTFALKYMVYFLIVVCVGGAGTLLGPFVAAVLVGIVDVAGKYYYPEAGAFLIYVVMVLVLLVRPRGLIPKRGQA; encoded by the coding sequence ATGGGCATCGTGATCTTTGATGGGCTTGCCTACGGCATGCTGCTGTTCCTGATCGGCGTAGGGCTGTCGATCACCCTGGGGCTGATGAATTTCGTCAACCTGGCCCACGGCGCGTTCGCCATGGTCGGCGGCTATGCCGCCAGCCTGGCCATGACGCACTGGCAGGTCCCCTTCCTGGCCAGCCTAGCCCTCGCCTTTGTCGCCGCCGCCCTGGCCGGCGCAATCCTCGAATGGGTGTTCTTCCGCCGGCTGTACCGGGCGCACCCGCTGGATCATGTACTGCTGTCCATCGGCATCGTCTTTGTCGCGGTGGCCGGCGCGACCTACCTGTTCGGCCCGGGCATGCAACCCTTTCGTCCGCCGGTGTGGATGCAGGGCCAAGTGACGCTGCTGGGGCTGGAAGTGGGCGCCTATCGCCTGTTTTTGATCGGCGTCGGCATCGCCATCCTGTTGCTGTTGATGCTGCTGCTGGAAAAGACCCGCTACGGCGCCATGGTCCGCGCCGCCGTCGACAATCAGCGCGTGGCCAAGGCGCTGGGCGTGCGGGTCGAACGACTGTTCTTCCTGACCTTTGCCTTCGGTTGCGGGCTGGCCGGACTGGGCGGCGCGCTGGGGCTGGGCATCCTGGGGCTGGAGCCGACCTTCGCGCTCAAGTACATGGTCTATTTCCTGATCGTGGTCTGTGTCGGCGGGGCGGGCACCCTGCTGGGCCCCTTTGTGGCGGCCGTGCTGGTGGGCATCGTCGATGTGGCCGGCAAGTACTACTACCCCGAAGCCGGCGCCTTCCTGATCTATGTCGTGATGGTGCTGGTGCTGCTGGTCCGCCCGCGCGGCCTGATTCCCAAACGAGGCCAGGCATGA
- the mdtI gene encoding multidrug/spermidine efflux SMR transporter subunit MdtI, with amino-acid sequence MLETYTWFHGAMLLCAVVFEVTANIFLKLSEGFKRRAYGVLSIGLVLAAFSCLYLSLEGISLTLAYATWGGLGILATALVGWWMFGQRIQLAGWAGIALLVGGLLMMKFA; translated from the coding sequence ATGCTTGAGACCTACACCTGGTTCCACGGCGCCATGCTGCTGTGCGCCGTGGTGTTTGAAGTCACGGCCAACATTTTCCTGAAGCTGTCCGAAGGCTTCAAACGGCGCGCCTATGGCGTGCTGTCCATCGGGCTGGTGCTGGCGGCGTTCAGCTGCCTGTATCTGTCGCTGGAAGGCATCTCGCTCACCCTGGCCTACGCCACCTGGGGCGGCCTCGGCATCCTGGCGACCGCGCTGGTAGGGTGGTGGATGTTCGGGCAGCGGATCCAGCTGGCCGGCTGGGCGGGCATTGCCCTGCTGGTTGGCGGCCTGCTGATGATGAAGTTCGCCTGA